The genomic region GCCCTCCTATCCTGAGGTTACTATTTGAAACAGCAAGAACTCCAGTCATCCATGGTAGCCTTTGTTTAGTGGCCAGGCACTGCTAATGGCTGCCACCAAACGATCCAATTCCTACAGACTGTGGTGAGGACCTGAGGGCCCGACACCTCTGATGACTGGTCAACCACGTCCTGGCGCTGTTGTCCGCCATGCTGATGTAGAATGGAAGTGCCCAGCATGTCCTGGCAGACCAGCTGTTGGCACCTTAAGCTATCTAGTTTGCTGTAAAGAACTAGGTTTCTCTCCCGTTGCTGGATTGGAAGTTTTGGTTGCCGTCCCAGTACCAAGGCCCAGGCTGCTGGGACGTTGCTTGCTCAGCTTTTTTGGTGTGCTGGGCCAATGTCAAGGCTTTTGTGAGGGCTAATGGCGGGTCTGCCGGGCTCCAGCCAAACCATACGCTTCAGTGAGGGGACTGACTCAGGGCGTCCCATTTTCCAGGGCTATACTGAAGCCATTCTCCTGTGAGGCTTTTAGCTGAATTATGACTGATGGTCCAGCAGAAGCTTTAAGGgagaggacaaaaaagaaacaggagcaGCTCTGAGGCAGCTTGGAGGGACGACATGTTCCTGAGGCAGcctggaggcagcagccagcGCAGACATGGCAGTAGGGCAGCTCTGAGACAGGGGGAGGGCAAAAAGGGCTTGCGGGGACAGCCCAGAGGGAGACGGCAGGAGGCACCTTTAAGCTGAGAGATTTTAAGGTATCGTGAGGGAGAGTAAGAAAATGTGTGAAGACGGCTGGGGCGTAACGAACAGAGCTGGCGCAGAAGCACCACGCAGCCTGAAGATGGCGCCGAGGCAGCACGGAGGTTTCTCACAGCCCAGCGATGGTGCGGCGGGGGCAGCCTGGAGCCCCCTCACAGTCCGGCGATGGCACCAAGGCAGGACGGAGGCAGGGTTTAGAGAAAGCACTGGAGGCCGAAGAGAGACCAACGATGGTTCTGAGGCAGTTTGTAGGCCTCACTCAGCTCCGGGGTAGCACTGAGGAGATTTGCACTTCAGGCACCTCCAGTTacagcctccagccctgcagacagATGGGCAGCGCTCTTTGAGACCCTCGCTCTCTAGAGACTTTGGAGGGACCCGCCCTGTTGTGCTAAACACAGAACGAATGGTACATTGGGGAGTTAACacagggagaagggaggtgGTTAGTAGTCAGATGCAGTATTCTGTTAGCTGTTCAGAGCAGCCAGAGGGGGTGTGGAGCTGTTGTTACGCTGTTTGAGGTTGGGGTCTTGCCTTACAGACATCATTCATTTACTACTTGTTGGCTTTGCCAGCTTGTTCTGTGTTCCCATCTCTACCCTTCAGCTCTTCTTTGCAGTAACAGACTTTGATTCAGTGCTGTCTATGAGAAGCTACAGCAAGGTACTGATACCTCCTGGAGCTCACATTGTATGCCCGTGTGGACCTACGTGGTGCGTGGCTGTGCACCTACGTGCATTACCTATGTGGTAATGGCCAGGCTctgaggaggctggagagaagaATCAGCAGTGGTCTGGGAGCAGCGTTAATTGTGTTAGAGCACAATTGTGTCTGAAATGATAAGCCTCCTTGAGAAGCAGTCTGAAACCTATTATTCTGAATACCAGGAATCGGCAATTCTAGCTTAACATTTCTATATTGTCAGGATCTTTCCAATATAAAGGTGTCTGAGCAGATACCAGCTGAACACCTCCAGATTCACAAGAGGCCGTTGCCTCTTCATCTGTGGAAAAGAATAGTGAAAATGGAGATATTTTTGACTTTTAGTGATTGCTGGTGGTCTGTTGTTAAGTGATAAGTCGCACCTGCTGTTCTGCGTTGTGACATGGCACAGAGGAGTGGATGAGATCAGAGGACATTGTGCCTGTTGTGTACACAGACAAGGTGGGAAGCTATGTAAAAATAGCAACAGCTATATCTCCTGACCAGCTTCCACCAGCTTACTATGTTTATCTATTAAGACTGAAGTGCTATAGGGTAGCCTTAAAATTGGCTGTGGAGTCAGCTGGTGATTCTGATGTTACAGGGCTGTTACACAGATAGCTAATGGGCCTGAGTACGAGGGCATGCTGTGGCCATGTGTTTGTGTTGAACAagtaagttttaattttaactgtaCATCTGCTGAACAGTGCACAAGCCCCAACCTGCTCCTTAGTAGCAGCAAGCTGCTGGTTGATGTTCGGAATCCAGTGATGAGAGAGGGTTTTCTCAGTATCTGATGGGGCCCAGCTTGAAGCAGGGGGCAAGGTGCTTTGCCTTCTCTTTGCAACCTGTATAGTCTCTAGCACATCTTGGCCACCTGGCTGATTCGTTGCATCCCAAAGCAGTTGAAATGTGAGGGAACTCGAGCAATTGTTTAAAATCAGACATTCAAACCTCCATAAATCAATCTGCTAAATTTACAATGTAAACCCAAACATAAATTTGACACACACTTCAGCCATGCTGTAGGTAGCATCTGTAGTCACTACTGGGTTCTCATTTCTTCTTGACCCTGATCATCACCCTATGGAAAGGTTCATGTTCTGGTTTACTTCCATACCAACCAAAATGTTAAGCTATGGGAATGTGACTGTTAAAGCTGGCTGGAAGagcaattgatttttttggttgaaaTACCAAAGTGACTTGTAGTACAGTTTTGGGATGGGATCTGTAGCGCTTCTCTGGAATTCTGATAGCATAGCTAGGATTGGAATTTTTGAGCCAAAAATGGCtttgagtcttttttttaatttttctccaagTAAGCTTGGAAAACAAAGATCAACGTTTGTCTtcagaatgtgaaaaaaaaaaaaaaaagaaaaattgattcTTGATAATTTATCTCTGTGAGCATATGTGGACTggtctttccccttccccacgttttcatttaattatggACAAAGTCCTGTATGCAGCGAAGTCAAAATATAACTAGGACCTTGTGTTTAGATAAGTTAAGGATACACAGCTACAATTACCTTGACACATGGGTAAATAACTTTTCTAATGTGGTCACACCAAGTGCTTGTTTGGTTGTTTCTTTTAGTTGATTAAGAGAAGTTGTGCAAAATGTCGTGAGCTTAGGAGATGGGAACAAAATGAGGAGAGAATACAGGGAGTTATGAAAGGAGGAAGACATAATGATGACTGTAAGATGACAGAAGCCAGTGGGGAGTGGTAAAATGAGAGGACTGCCATGGGAAGCTTAAGAGGTTAATGACATGCAGCTACGGATGGATGAAGTTTGCATGGACCCAGATCTTGGATCTGATCCAATTGCAGCTCAGTTCTAAAGGAGAAGGCTATAAATCAGTCCAAGGATTATGGTGAATCATGCTTTGTGCTCATGGTTTGTGCAGTAACCAGCAGTTCTTGATGGAATTACAACCGTCCTGCTCACACTCACCTGCTATTTGCTCTGTATTAAGTTAACAATAGTAAATAAACCGTGTATTAGATTTCAGGCTGACCTGTTCATGCCAAATGAATTAGTCTTGCCCACAGGCTGCCctaatttaaaacatatgtaTCCATTTAAATCTTGTTGCTTCCACACATTAAGCTACTGTTTAGATTTTTGCCTCATCAATATTCTTCACCATTTTGAACAGCTGTGTAGTTTGCTGTGGGTTTGGATCAAAGTGTTCtctgatagattttttttttttttttgtgtatgtggaAGGTGGTGGAGGAGTATAAGTGAGTGGACTATGGTGGCATTGTACAGCACTTATGCCTGTCACCTGAAACCAACAGAAGACACTTTGTCTGTTCTTGTAAAGGCAAAAATTTCATTAGAATCAAAGGAAGTTTACTTTAATTGCAGGAAAGATGGGGTCCTTGTTTAGTGAAAATACAACTGAAGTCAGGAGAGCTATTGTATGATAGTATATTTCCCATACAGCAGTATAAGTCTCATAGAACACAGATAGAAGTTTTCGGTTTTTCCCAGACTTCTAAGGGGTGAAAGaattttgtatgaaaaatagtttctcctaagaagaaatttttaaaaaatcggAGCCTAATGTCAGACTCCAAAGAACATATTTAGGCCTCTAAATAAGTAGCCGGGGCTTTTCACGAGTGCTGAGCTCTGCCAACCCCCACTGCTCTTAGGATACAGCTTCTAAGGCTGAACATCGTTTGACTGCATGTTCTTGTGAAGAAATACTAAGAATATGCAGTAGGTCAAAGTAGCTCCTTATCTTTGTGCGGAGATAAGGGCTGCTGTTCCTCCTAGGAAACAGTGTCTTAGAAGCGGAAGGCTGCACTTCTTATCATTCAAGTATGTGCCATAAAGAGGTAAAAATAGGGACGCTGAGGATAAGAAAGCTGAAACCAAGGCACCTGCTACCCACAGAAGGAAACCTGGGAATGAAATAAGACTGAGAGTCTCTTCTGTTTTGAATACTGCAAATCTCCAGTTACAGGAGTAAATAATTTGCCTGTAAAAGCCTCTGAGATTACTGGTATGAGAAAAGGCTTGCAGGATTTAGACTCCTGACTTTACCATGCAGACCAAATTCCATTTACTGAGTTTTACAGAAGTTGAAAATGTCAGAGTTGGCTGAGAGAACTGCATTTCAGTACCTAATAAACATTTACAGGACATCCTAAATCCCCATTGAAAATGCTTTAGTTTGTGACCTAAACAGAATCAATTAAACAGAGAAGTTGAAATAAGGTATTCAAATTGTATCACTGTTGCCAAATAATGCATAGTTCATTCAATCTCACAATATTTTAATCCAGTATTCACTTTGCCATGGTATATAATGCAGGCTATTTACAATGATTGCCATTCTTTAAATgccagttttcctttaaaacaagcagcaaCAACAAGCAGCCCCATACCCTGCTCCAAACTTTGTTTGCAAGGATTTTCATTTGCACCACTAATGTACAGATTTACACAGAGCACAAAAAGGGGGTATTCTTATTCTTAGAGATTCTGCCTTGTATACTACCTGCAGCCACATTCTGCCACTTTCATCCCTTCATAGTTATATATCAAAGTGGGCACACCAGCATCATCCTTATAAAGAATGGAGATTGAATCCAATTTGGTTGGAACGCAGCAGGCCTTGGAAgctttctttgggttttggagATGCACCAGAGTTTGGACAATAGCATGTTTTGTTGGGGTAACGTTATCTGTCAGAGGGAAGAAGCAACCTCCTTTACACTCAAAAGCCTCATAATCTTTTGGTGCAATGATCCAGGAGTCCCAGCCAATCTCTTCAAAGTTCACATGGAGGGAAGTTCTCCGGCAGTGGTTGGCTCCGATGCTTCTCTTGCTTCTGGAGGAATGCTGGTGGGGCCCAGTGATggccttttcctctccctgttcttcctcttcagatGAAGTGTTGTTCTTTCCTAATTTCTTTAGCACACTTTCTTGTTCATGAACAATCATCTCCCGGAGCTCCACTTTGGTCTCTTTTGTCCCATTGCTGCGGTCATTGGAGAACACTATTAACAGGGGCAGATTTTTAGTGTCAGGGGTAACACTGATATCCAGCTTCCCACAAGTGAAACCACCCAGAGCCTTACTCTCTATAACAACCTCTAGCTTGTTTTTAGTCTTCCGTTTGTCTGCCCTGACCCATCTTTTCACAGCGCTGGACACTTCAAACATCTCCCAACCACACTCCTGGATGTTGTGGGAGACAAGGAAAGATTTGGTACTTTCTGGGTTTTCCCAGTGGTCACCATCTAGAATATCATAAATGACCATGTTGCCTTCCAGCCTAGAGAGAGACCCAACTTCCCTGTGACAGGAGATATAAATTCTCAGTTCAGCTCTGGTGATTTCCTCATATCGTGGAATAGAGATGTTGAAGAGCAAGATGTGTTTctgaaatggattttcttctggTGAAGCTAAAGAAACAACATCTGCAATAGGAAATTAAAACACGTGGTTACAGTGCTTCTGACTGTCCAAGcaacttgcttttaaaagactCAGGATGTATTTTGGGGGTAAAATAAGAGCATGGCTAcccagcattaaaaaaaaataaatacagtcttCTGGCCAAGTTTCAAGGGCAGGGAGTGAAAAGTGGAAATGGAGGTTCTTGGTGTTGGTAGTATTTTCACCAAGATTGCATGGTCAGGTGAGTGTGCGGAGAAGAGCGTAAAGAGTTTGCCTAGAACAAGCTGTGGATGATGCTGGTCAGTATTAAGTACATATATAAGGCATCTGGGGAGTGTTCAGACTTAGCAATTTCCTAAAGAGATTTTTACGCAAAGATTTCCTACAAAAACCTATGAATTTGCTACTCTTATCATCATGCAATGAGATGAACTGCCCTCCTAATACAGAGAAGTATACTACATATTTAAGTGTCTCTAAGAACTAGCTGTGCTGaggcttttgttgttgtcttcaaataattttgaaagcagcttggaTTACTGGGAGTTTGGGGAAAtagaaaagttttttaaaatcctgaacTGAAGCTTCAGAGTCTGTCTAAATTGTGACTTGGTGATAAACAGCCTttcatgcccaggtcccagtCCGTTCCAGGCTGGACTCACTGAGCTtgtgtgggtggttttttttgtttttgtttttttttgtttttttctgcaaaggtaTGTGCAGTACCAGCAACTCTGCCTTGGGAGTGGCAGATATTTGGCTGGAAGATCAGATTGGTAGTGTTTAAAAGTCATCACTGGCTGATGTCTATTTGATAGTCAATGTAAGATAATTACTCAATCATGATTGGGTTTTAGGGCAATTTCACTTGGCTAATGTTGGCACTTCTTCA from Ciconia boyciana chromosome 8, ASM3463844v1, whole genome shotgun sequence harbors:
- the GDF2 gene encoding growth/differentiation factor 2, with translation MHYFGVLAALSVFNIIACLTRGKPLEDWDKLSAMGKSDAHFHDPGEVEDETHFDFKSFLENMKTDLLRSLNLSRVPSQVKTKEEPPQFMIDLYNRYTADKSSIPASNIVRSFSTEDVVSLASPEENPFQKHILLFNISIPRYEEITRAELRIYISCHREVGSLSRLEGNMVIYDILDGDHWENPESTKSFLVSHNIQECGWEMFEVSSAVKRWVRADKRKTKNKLEVVIESKALGGFTCGKLDISVTPDTKNLPLLIVFSNDRSNGTKETKVELREMIVHEQESVLKKLGKNNTSSEEEEQGEEKAITGPHQHSSRSKRSIGANHCRRTSLHVNFEEIGWDSWIIAPKDYEAFECKGGCFFPLTDNVTPTKHAIVQTLVHLQNPKKASKACCVPTKLDSISILYKDDAGVPTLIYNYEGMKVAECGCR